A region of Maridesulfovibrio sp. DNA encodes the following proteins:
- a CDS encoding transporter substrate-binding domain-containing protein has protein sequence MSLIILIVCSATLGALGCMAAAARSFELNADEIRYIKEHPVVTLGVDESFDPFVHRNEDGSYSGIDVDITDLIFQKTGLKFKFELGKWTELLKRAEKREIDGMASTISHPSRARYFNFSVPYCQYSSVVLVKKNNPEKIHCLKDLEGKRATVMTGNINMLNQVKRLGVDVKIIWESDTYELVKSVASGRSDFIIAGEPAFYIVAKLGMADFIESSFPTGETTSLCYSLRNDQPELVSIFNKVLRSIPQEQIVGIRARWLQGGAWNPVDLKGRIKISDRERDFLSIRNNLGVGLKEGLPPFCFFAPNGRLKGMVADFMQLADDSLGSGIKMLPVESADPVRDLLENKCDLVMMCELKEPPEPGVTYTTPYVSFPYVVVARMDKLFQDEFQPEAGQMFLSVKGSGILTEMEKAYPGIKVREVESVKSGLKQVRDGFYAGLIATSPIAAHEVQTNFLTELKIIGHTRIKASYAVATRTSSVELNHIFQKIVGSMSSAEVRGVVNKWMAVKYERGVDYALIWKIVLGAVVLLAGILYWNRVLRQAKLRAEEALEAERAAIKANLNFIDMISHEYRSPLAVISSNLDLLEFKTSREDKKDVSKELGRMRNSTRKLVHIFEKSLAKIRLDNAGMQPEKQQVDIVHLVSSAVRDIRNAHPDHTVNFQQTGDIPVVVGDPDLLNIAVINILDNACKYSEADSAVTVNISAQSRRIVVEVSDYGMGIRAEDLERIFEKYFRSQNVGRKLGVGIGLYLVKKIIALHEGEIRVTSRFGEGAVFVMELPVFEMK, from the coding sequence ATGTCTCTCATTATATTGATTGTTTGCAGCGCAACTCTGGGAGCCCTTGGCTGTATGGCTGCCGCGGCACGATCGTTTGAACTGAATGCAGATGAAATCCGTTATATCAAGGAACATCCGGTCGTTACTCTGGGTGTGGATGAATCCTTTGACCCGTTTGTACATCGCAACGAAGACGGTTCCTACAGCGGTATTGATGTTGATATTACCGACCTTATTTTTCAAAAGACCGGGTTGAAGTTCAAGTTTGAACTCGGGAAGTGGACCGAACTTCTAAAGCGTGCTGAAAAAAGAGAAATTGACGGAATGGCGTCTACTATTTCACATCCCAGCAGGGCGCGTTATTTCAACTTTTCAGTCCCTTACTGCCAGTATTCCAGCGTCGTGCTTGTCAAGAAAAACAACCCTGAGAAGATACACTGCCTGAAAGACCTTGAGGGGAAACGGGCTACGGTCATGACCGGCAATATCAATATGCTCAATCAGGTCAAAAGGCTTGGGGTGGACGTCAAAATCATTTGGGAATCGGATACTTATGAGCTGGTCAAGAGTGTTGCCTCCGGACGAAGTGATTTCATTATTGCCGGAGAACCAGCTTTTTACATCGTCGCAAAGCTCGGCATGGCCGATTTCATTGAAAGTTCCTTTCCTACCGGGGAAACCACATCTCTTTGCTATAGTCTGCGAAATGATCAGCCGGAACTTGTTTCCATTTTCAATAAGGTTCTCAGAAGTATCCCTCAGGAACAGATTGTCGGGATCAGAGCCAGATGGCTGCAGGGGGGGGCCTGGAACCCGGTGGACCTGAAAGGACGTATAAAAATTTCAGATCGGGAAAGGGATTTTTTGAGCATCCGTAATAACCTCGGAGTCGGTCTCAAGGAAGGACTGCCCCCTTTCTGCTTTTTTGCTCCCAATGGCCGGCTAAAAGGGATGGTCGCCGACTTCATGCAACTGGCGGACGACAGCCTTGGATCGGGAATCAAAATGCTTCCGGTCGAGTCGGCCGATCCGGTACGGGATCTGCTGGAGAATAAGTGCGACCTCGTCATGATGTGCGAGTTGAAGGAACCGCCGGAACCCGGTGTTACCTACACAACCCCGTATGTATCTTTCCCATATGTGGTCGTGGCAAGGATGGACAAACTATTTCAGGATGAATTTCAACCGGAAGCAGGTCAGATGTTCCTCAGTGTCAAGGGCAGTGGGATTCTCACAGAAATGGAAAAAGCATATCCCGGAATCAAGGTGCGTGAAGTTGAATCCGTCAAGTCCGGCTTGAAACAGGTCAGGGACGGTTTTTATGCCGGACTTATTGCCACCTCACCCATTGCCGCCCATGAAGTTCAGACCAATTTCTTGACCGAACTTAAGATTATCGGACATACAAGAATCAAGGCTTCTTATGCGGTGGCAACCAGGACTTCCTCCGTAGAGTTGAACCATATTTTCCAGAAGATTGTAGGCTCAATGAGCAGTGCAGAAGTACGAGGCGTTGTAAACAAATGGATGGCGGTGAAGTATGAGCGCGGTGTGGATTACGCGCTTATCTGGAAGATCGTTCTCGGGGCAGTTGTGCTGTTGGCCGGAATTCTCTACTGGAACCGCGTATTGAGGCAGGCCAAGCTCCGGGCAGAGGAGGCTCTCGAAGCGGAACGTGCGGCCATCAAGGCAAACCTTAATTTTATTGATATGATTTCACATGAGTACCGCTCGCCACTTGCAGTGATATCATCTAATCTTGATCTGCTTGAATTCAAGACCAGCCGTGAAGACAAAAAAGATGTCAGCAAAGAATTGGGGCGTATGCGTAATTCCACGCGTAAACTTGTGCATATTTTTGAAAAATCATTGGCCAAAATCCGTCTTGATAATGCGGGGATGCAGCCGGAAAAACAGCAGGTCGATATTGTTCATCTGGTCAGTTCGGCTGTAAGGGATATCCGTAATGCCCACCCTGATCATACCGTTAATTTTCAGCAGACAGGTGATATCCCTGTTGTTGTCGGTGATCCTGATCTGCTCAATATCGCAGTCATCAATATTCTCGATAATGCCTGTAAATATTCAGAGGCGGATAGTGCGGTGACTGTAAATATTTCTGCGCAGAGTCGACGGATCGTTGTAGAGGTGAGCGATTATGGGATGGGCATTCGGGCCGAGGATCTGGAACGTATTTTTGAAAAATATTTCCGTTCCCAGAATGTAGGCCGCAAGCTCGGCGTCGGGATAGGGCTTTATCTGGTGAAAAAGATAATTGCTTTGCATGAAGGGGAAATACGGGTAACCTCACGGTTTGGAGAGGGGGCTGTTTTTGTTATGGAATTGCCTGTGTTCGAGATGAAGTAG
- a CDS encoding efflux RND transporter periplasmic adaptor subunit: MIKSTTHIHIKMMQTVVMAVCILLSASSSMAQTDLEEGVPVVLAPRHESMLSAEIDSRVAAIGKEFGQSFKKGAMLVRLDAVPAGLGVRRTKTLLAEARKGLKIMEDLFKTKSVSILELEESRSKQVVAEVDLAIARQKLARCAVRAPFTGRVAKLLVNEHEWVKIGTPLMEIVDDSVLLAKFLLPSSMYGNVKINNKVTINIQETGKNYEGEISHIGAEVDPSSRSFEVFAEIKNDGALRSGMRGLIKLP; the protein is encoded by the coding sequence ATGATTAAATCAACAACGCATATACACATAAAGATGATGCAGACCGTTGTTATGGCGGTCTGCATTTTGCTGTCAGCCTCATCCTCCATGGCCCAGACGGATCTTGAGGAGGGGGTTCCGGTTGTTCTGGCTCCACGTCACGAATCCATGCTTTCCGCTGAAATTGATTCACGGGTCGCGGCCATCGGTAAAGAATTCGGGCAGAGCTTCAAGAAAGGGGCAATGCTGGTCCGTCTTGATGCTGTTCCCGCAGGTCTCGGCGTACGTAGGACCAAGACCCTGCTGGCAGAGGCACGCAAGGGACTCAAAATAATGGAAGACCTGTTCAAGACCAAATCAGTATCCATTCTTGAGCTTGAAGAATCCCGTTCCAAACAGGTGGTTGCAGAAGTTGATCTGGCTATAGCCCGTCAGAAGCTGGCCCGTTGCGCAGTCAGGGCACCTTTTACCGGCAGGGTGGCCAAACTGCTGGTCAATGAGCATGAATGGGTAAAAATCGGCACCCCGCTCATGGAAATTGTTGATGATTCCGTGCTGCTGGCAAAATTCCTGCTCCCGTCCTCCATGTACGGCAACGTGAAAATAAACAACAAAGTAACAATAAATATTCAAGAAACCGGTAAGAATTATGAAGGGGAAATTTCCCACATCGGTGCGGAAGTGGACCCCTCCAGCCGTTCCTTCGAAGTCTTTGCCGAAATCAAAAATGATGGAGCCCTGCGAAGCGGCATGCGCGGCCTGATAAAACTGCCATGA
- a CDS encoding TolC family protein: MRSRFIVKFVITAFFAVAPFILSGCAAKKSPESLRALNAGKDIQFSKANENEIIVKSGNGTVSVPQISGTITLDEAIAYALTHNLNAAVSKTEEEVQREMSTAAMMKMLPALIANVERSWKSRHVPSKSVNYTTGAESLAPSISSELETATESVELSWDLLDLAINVNRWKQSGDRVRIRALQLRRIKQNLAFEVTGAYLRAAVAKDAAKQAEKVIGYALQRQEIIDTQMEKGHIPKIDGLQSSIDIAELLIRLTRYSDEYKASKTELARLLGVAPTTPFELVDIDFASLPGQLIMSGEDMGREAMLSRPELFELDIEEQITSKDAEIAIMSMFPDLTPFVRYQHDANKFLTRHDWFVSGLKLSWDMLSIPEAYAEQQTAAARERLVRKRRMNMAMAVLTQLRLAVIEYENYMRQVEQALELEKLRKDLAVEVHQQVETGRLKESTLLNADQLYIVAHHARLTAAARLLTARQRILNSMGRDWDAGGKKIVSTANDLEVALQ; encoded by the coding sequence ATGCGTTCTCGTTTTATTGTTAAGTTTGTAATTACAGCTTTTTTTGCGGTTGCCCCATTCATACTGAGTGGCTGCGCCGCAAAGAAGAGTCCTGAAAGCCTGCGGGCACTCAATGCCGGGAAAGACATCCAGTTTTCCAAAGCCAATGAAAACGAAATCATTGTCAAATCAGGAAATGGAACTGTTTCCGTACCGCAGATCAGTGGCACAATCACATTGGATGAAGCTATTGCCTACGCCTTGACCCACAACCTCAATGCCGCAGTTTCCAAAACAGAGGAAGAGGTGCAGCGCGAGATGTCCACGGCGGCCATGATGAAAATGCTGCCTGCCCTGATCGCCAATGTAGAGCGCAGCTGGAAGTCAAGGCACGTTCCCAGCAAATCGGTCAACTATACCACCGGGGCGGAATCCTTGGCCCCGTCCATATCATCCGAGCTCGAGACAGCTACCGAAAGCGTGGAACTGTCCTGGGATCTTCTGGATCTTGCAATCAACGTCAACCGCTGGAAACAGTCCGGTGACCGGGTCAGGATCAGGGCATTGCAGCTCAGGCGGATCAAGCAGAACCTTGCTTTCGAGGTGACCGGAGCCTACCTGCGGGCAGCTGTGGCCAAGGACGCTGCCAAGCAGGCCGAAAAGGTGATCGGCTACGCCCTGCAACGTCAGGAAATCATTGATACCCAGATGGAAAAAGGACACATTCCCAAAATCGACGGATTGCAGAGCAGTATTGATATTGCCGAACTTCTTATCCGGTTAACCCGCTATTCCGACGAATATAAGGCTTCCAAGACGGAACTGGCCCGGTTGCTGGGGGTGGCCCCGACCACTCCCTTTGAGCTGGTCGATATTGATTTTGCATCCCTCCCCGGACAATTGATCATGTCTGGTGAAGACATGGGCAGGGAAGCCATGCTCAGCCGCCCGGAACTTTTTGAGTTGGACATCGAAGAACAGATCACATCCAAAGATGCGGAAATCGCCATCATGAGCATGTTCCCGGACCTGACCCCCTTTGTCCGCTACCAGCATGATGCCAACAAGTTCCTGACCCGCCACGACTGGTTTGTTTCCGGCCTCAAGCTTTCCTGGGACATGCTTTCAATCCCGGAAGCATACGCCGAACAGCAAACCGCAGCGGCCCGTGAACGCCTTGTACGCAAGAGACGCATGAACATGGCGATGGCCGTGCTCACCCAGCTCCGGCTGGCGGTAATTGAATACGAAAACTACATGCGTCAGGTTGAACAGGCTCTGGAGCTGGAGAAACTGCGCAAGGATCTGGCTGTTGAAGTCCACCAGCAGGTGGAAACCGGAAGGCTCAAGGAAAGTACCCTGCTTAATGCCGACCAGCTTTACATTGTAGCGCATCACGCCCGGTTGACCGCAGCAGCCCGGTTGCTTACAGCGCGCCAGCGCATACTGAACAGCATGGGCCGGGACTGGGATGCCGGAGGTAAAAAAATAGTTTCCACCGCAAATGATCTGGAAGTTGCCCTGCAATGA
- a CDS encoding methyl-accepting chemotaxis protein, with product MRSSGKLSLRIKFLVLTIVTIILFVALGLLGNSGDTKMIWAVVLGSIVMSLLFYFLQIKMLIRPLAEIEEVVKLVKGGDFEARLDVDSCGGIGDLGANLNLILDKVTDKIYWYESLLDAIPWPISVTDMDMNWTFINKAAADVTSSTREEVVGKQCNNWGADICNTERCGIECLRRGEETSFFTQPGLNMDFKVDTAYLTDKEGQHVGHIEIVQDITEANEMKRKAEQALKDGMLMAADKLGAIVENITSASEQLSSQVEGASQGAETQRELAAETATAMEEMNTTVLEVARNAGDAASNADITRSNAEEGSDVVENVVKSIAEISRRVEGMQQNVNELGDQAQGIGQIMDVITDIADQTNLLALNAAIEAARAGEAGRGFAVVADEVRKLAEKTMQATTEVGQSISAIQGGTKNSIENMEMVVEVVNKSTDLAQKSGVALEGILRLAEGTSDQVSAIATASEEQASTAEEISRHTEQINQISSETSVTMSQATEAITDLARQAGELQRLIEELRQA from the coding sequence ATGAGGTCTTCTGGCAAACTAAGTTTAAGAATTAAATTTTTGGTTTTAACTATTGTAACTATAATTCTTTTTGTCGCACTTGGGCTACTAGGTAATTCAGGTGATACAAAAATGATTTGGGCTGTTGTTCTCGGCTCAATTGTTATGTCCCTGCTTTTCTATTTTTTGCAGATTAAGATGCTAATTCGTCCGTTGGCTGAAATTGAAGAGGTTGTGAAACTCGTTAAGGGGGGTGATTTTGAGGCCCGTCTTGATGTTGATTCTTGTGGTGGGATTGGTGATCTAGGGGCTAATTTGAATCTGATTTTGGATAAGGTAACGGACAAGATTTATTGGTACGAAAGTCTACTTGATGCAATCCCGTGGCCTATCTCGGTTACTGACATGGATATGAATTGGACATTTATAAATAAAGCAGCAGCAGATGTAACGTCTTCTACTCGAGAAGAGGTTGTTGGAAAACAATGCAATAACTGGGGAGCAGATATTTGCAACACAGAGCGCTGTGGAATTGAATGCTTGAGACGAGGAGAGGAAACATCTTTTTTTACTCAACCTGGACTTAATATGGATTTTAAAGTTGATACTGCATATTTGACTGATAAGGAAGGACAGCACGTAGGTCATATTGAGATTGTTCAGGATATTACTGAAGCAAACGAGATGAAACGTAAAGCAGAGCAGGCATTGAAGGATGGTATGCTCATGGCTGCTGATAAATTAGGGGCTATTGTCGAAAACATTACTTCTGCTTCTGAACAACTTTCTAGCCAAGTTGAAGGAGCTAGTCAGGGTGCAGAGACTCAGCGAGAACTTGCAGCTGAGACAGCAACAGCAATGGAAGAAATGAACACCACTGTACTTGAAGTTGCTCGTAATGCCGGTGATGCCGCATCCAATGCTGACATCACACGTTCCAATGCAGAAGAAGGTTCTGACGTAGTTGAGAATGTTGTTAAATCTATTGCAGAAATTAGTAGACGTGTGGAAGGGATGCAGCAAAATGTTAATGAGTTAGGAGACCAAGCGCAAGGCATAGGTCAAATCATGGATGTTATTACAGATATTGCAGATCAAACTAATTTACTTGCTTTGAACGCTGCTATTGAAGCTGCTCGAGCAGGAGAAGCCGGTCGTGGGTTTGCTGTTGTAGCTGATGAAGTTCGTAAGTTGGCAGAAAAAACTATGCAGGCGACTACCGAGGTAGGGCAATCTATCTCCGCAATTCAAGGCGGAACTAAGAATAGTATAGAAAATATGGAGATGGTTGTTGAAGTTGTGAATAAGAGTACTGACCTTGCTCAAAAATCAGGAGTCGCTCTTGAAGGAATACTAAGGCTTGCTGAGGGAACATCAGATCAGGTGAGTGCCATTGCTACCGCTTCTGAAGAACAAGCTTCCACTGCTGAAGAAATATCAAGGCATACTGAACAAATAAATCAAATTTCATCTGAAACAAGTGTTACAATGAGTCAAGCAACAGAAGCAATCACTGATTTGGCAAGGCAAGCAGGAGAGCTACAGAGATTGATAGAAGAATTGCGTCAAGCTTAA
- a CDS encoding response regulator transcription factor, translated as MPKGRILIAEDDVEQLETLLEYFTLNDFEAHGAGSALEFFEALIGSEYDVSVVDIGLPDKSGFEVVETLRQRTNMGIIVLTARDSISDKMRGYECGADHYFTKPLDCRELVAAVGSLVERLGNRPEVPDEGPSSNQSGQWRLNTLLWVLTPPVGNEAKLTEKEMSFLRILISENGSPVAKETLMADLDYAGDDFYGAGALAVMVTRLRKKIREQTGLEPPIKTIRSQGYSFSAPAGLD; from the coding sequence ATGCCCAAGGGCCGCATTCTTATAGCGGAAGATGACGTTGAGCAGCTTGAGACCCTTTTGGAATATTTTACGCTTAATGATTTTGAGGCGCATGGAGCGGGGTCGGCCCTAGAGTTTTTTGAGGCCTTGATCGGTAGCGAGTATGATGTGTCTGTCGTGGACATAGGTTTGCCGGACAAGTCCGGTTTCGAGGTAGTGGAAACCCTGCGCCAGCGAACGAACATGGGCATAATAGTTCTTACTGCACGAGATTCCATCAGTGACAAGATGCGCGGCTATGAGTGCGGTGCGGACCATTATTTCACCAAACCGTTGGATTGCCGGGAGTTGGTTGCTGCTGTAGGCAGTCTTGTCGAGAGGCTGGGCAATAGGCCGGAAGTTCCGGATGAGGGGCCCTCCTCAAATCAATCGGGCCAGTGGAGGCTGAACACCCTGCTTTGGGTTCTGACTCCTCCGGTGGGCAATGAGGCCAAGCTGACTGAGAAGGAAATGAGCTTCCTGCGTATTCTGATCTCCGAAAACGGTTCCCCCGTGGCGAAGGAAACACTCATGGCCGATCTTGATTATGCGGGGGATGATTTTTACGGTGCAGGAGCCCTGGCAGTTATGGTGACCCGGCTTCGCAAGAAGATTCGTGAGCAGACCGGGCTTGAACCTCCCATCAAAACTATCCGTTCTCAAGGGTATAGTTTTTCAGCTCCGGCCGGTCTTGACTGA
- a CDS encoding integrase core domain-containing protein, which translates to MAEPYIFESIQELQESATKWLWAYNNDRPNMGIGGITPMQKLRMAA; encoded by the coding sequence TTGGCTGAGCCATACATCTTTGAAAGCATCCAAGAGCTGCAAGAGTCCGCAACCAAATGGCTCTGGGCATATAACAATGACCGCCCCAATATGGGTATTGGCGGCATCACCCCGATGCAAAAACTAAGAATGGCTGCATAG